A single window of Halobacillus naozhouensis DNA harbors:
- a CDS encoding tripartite tricarboxylate transporter substrate binding protein codes for MLKKLFSMFAIFGLILVLAACGGGSSASSGDGGSSEGSGAEGYPNKPIDIIVAYAAGGGTDTGARILKPYLEEELGVTVNIVNKPGGGGWVGWTELANAEPDGYTIGYINSPNLMTGYLNPAFNRDESLESFIPIANHVTDAGAIAIRPDDDRFSNIEELIEYAKTHELTVTSTGVGSDDHYASLKMNDKLGTKFKPVHNKGSADSRAQVLGGHIDVLFANVGEVFNYHKDGKLKVVATMGEERSPFLEKVPTLAEKGHEVYSWSSRGLAAPKGVDPAKIEILQKALEKSIKNEKQIEQMSEMGLEVNYLEGESYMESLKQDEQDVKDLRDLLGW; via the coding sequence ATGTTGAAAAAGTTATTTTCCATGTTTGCTATTTTTGGATTAATTCTTGTGTTAGCTGCCTGCGGTGGTGGTTCAAGTGCTTCTTCAGGTGACGGAGGGTCATCTGAGGGATCAGGCGCAGAAGGGTATCCTAACAAACCTATCGACATAATTGTCGCTTACGCAGCTGGGGGTGGAACCGATACGGGAGCACGTATCTTGAAGCCTTACTTGGAAGAGGAGCTGGGTGTAACCGTGAATATCGTGAATAAGCCTGGCGGCGGCGGATGGGTCGGATGGACTGAACTAGCTAATGCAGAACCTGATGGTTATACAATCGGGTATATTAACTCCCCAAACTTAATGACAGGCTATTTAAATCCGGCTTTTAATCGTGATGAAAGTCTTGAAAGCTTTATTCCGATTGCGAATCATGTTACGGATGCTGGTGCGATAGCTATCCGACCTGATGATGATCGCTTCTCTAATATCGAAGAACTAATCGAATATGCGAAAACACATGAGTTAACCGTAACCTCTACTGGGGTTGGCAGTGATGATCATTATGCCTCATTGAAAATGAATGACAAACTTGGAACAAAATTTAAACCGGTTCATAATAAAGGGTCTGCGGACAGCCGGGCACAAGTCCTTGGCGGCCATATCGATGTATTGTTCGCGAATGTGGGTGAAGTATTTAACTACCATAAGGATGGGAAGCTTAAGGTGGTAGCGACTATGGGAGAGGAACGCTCGCCGTTTCTAGAAAAGGTTCCTACGTTAGCTGAAAAGGGACACGAAGTTTACTCCTGGTCATCACGTGGGCTGGCTGCACCAAAAGGGGTCGATCCTGCAAAAATTGAAATTCTCCAAAAAGCATTAGAAAAAAGTATTAAAAATGAAAAGCAAATTGAGCAAATGTCCGAAATGGGACTGGAGGTTAATTACTTGGAGGGAGAAAGTTACATGGAGTCGTTAAAACAAGATGAGCAGGACGTTAAAGATCTACGCGATCTTCTAGGTTGGTAG
- a CDS encoding tripartite tricarboxylate transporter TctB family protein, translating into MTNKIHQDVFVGGAIVAICVVFYINSLDLADQAASYPRGVLAIFALFAVIIIINGLKKTKQERSGQEVEYDDEEEDLSMKLLESPLVVLGIVIVYGVLVSLIGFFPATVLFMSGFLLYRGVKDWKSYLYTVVGINLFIYLLFVMQLNVQLPRGIFFD; encoded by the coding sequence TTGACCAATAAGATCCATCAGGATGTGTTTGTTGGTGGTGCGATTGTGGCCATTTGCGTGGTTTTTTATATAAATTCTTTGGACCTCGCGGATCAGGCGGCATCATACCCACGCGGTGTCCTGGCAATCTTTGCTCTATTTGCTGTGATCATTATCATTAATGGGTTGAAAAAGACAAAACAAGAGAGGTCAGGGCAGGAAGTGGAATATGACGATGAAGAAGAAGATTTAAGCATGAAACTGCTTGAATCACCTCTCGTTGTACTGGGAATCGTTATCGTCTACGGAGTTCTTGTTTCATTAATTGGCTTTTTCCCTGCGACGGTATTATTTATGTCAGGGTTTTTGTTGTACAGGGGTGTAAAAGACTGGAAATCATACTTATACACGGTTGTCGGGATCAATCTTTTCATTTATTTGCTTTTTGTCATGCAATTAAATGTCCAGCTTCCACGAGGCATCTTTTTTGACTAG
- a CDS encoding tripartite tricarboxylate transporter permease, whose translation MNTDLLIQVFQNLLSVQAIIALFIGVVGGIIVGSLPGLSATMAVALLVPVTFGMDPAAGLMMLAAIYTSAVYGGSISAILIHTPGTPAAAATSLDGYMMTKKGQGGKAIGVSTISSMIGGTISGVALLFLAPPLAKVSLAFSAPEYFLLGVFGLTIIGSLAGKSMAKGLASGALGLLIGTIGVDILTGFPRFTFGSMSLESGISLVPALIGLFSLSQVLMLAENKGKEKKESVIGKIGKVLPSIKEFKSIFVTILRSSGLGVFVGLLPGAGGDVGSWVGYNEAKRFSKDKKKFGTGAIEGVAAPEAANNAVTGGALIPLLTLGIPGSSTTAVMLGGLMIHGLVPGNGMFTTNANITYSVIFGFLLANILMGIVGLLGAKFFIKASGISEKLLMPIIISLCVVGSFSINNNLFDVWVMIAFGLVGYLMRKTGFHPAPVILGMILGPIAENGFRQSILMAEGNLLTYYLTRPICLVLLGLIIISLLSPLFLKWRQKRQENNNFSVEEQESV comes from the coding sequence ATGAATACGGATCTACTGATTCAAGTATTTCAAAATCTACTTTCAGTCCAGGCTATCATTGCTTTGTTTATCGGGGTAGTTGGCGGCATTATTGTCGGTTCGCTTCCGGGGCTTAGTGCGACAATGGCGGTAGCTTTACTGGTCCCGGTTACATTCGGAATGGACCCCGCTGCGGGGTTGATGATGCTGGCCGCTATTTACACCTCAGCGGTTTATGGTGGCTCCATTTCAGCTATCCTCATTCATACACCTGGTACGCCAGCCGCCGCAGCTACTAGTCTTGATGGATATATGATGACCAAAAAGGGGCAAGGCGGAAAAGCAATTGGGGTCTCTACCATTTCTTCTATGATCGGCGGTACGATTAGCGGGGTTGCCCTGCTGTTTCTGGCTCCACCATTAGCCAAAGTCTCCTTAGCATTTAGTGCACCTGAATATTTTCTGCTGGGTGTTTTTGGATTAACGATTATTGGAAGCCTGGCAGGTAAATCGATGGCAAAAGGGCTTGCCTCCGGGGCGCTTGGTTTACTTATTGGTACAATCGGGGTTGATATTTTAACAGGATTTCCCCGATTCACCTTCGGGTCTATGTCACTAGAATCAGGGATTTCACTAGTTCCGGCCTTAATTGGGTTGTTTTCCCTATCACAAGTATTGATGTTAGCGGAAAACAAAGGGAAAGAGAAAAAAGAATCGGTAATCGGCAAAATTGGAAAAGTTCTTCCGTCCATTAAAGAGTTTAAGAGCATTTTTGTTACCATCCTTCGTTCTTCTGGACTAGGTGTATTCGTTGGTCTGCTACCAGGAGCTGGGGGAGATGTAGGTTCCTGGGTTGGATACAATGAGGCAAAGCGTTTTTCAAAGGATAAAAAGAAGTTTGGTACTGGTGCTATAGAAGGAGTCGCCGCACCTGAAGCTGCCAATAATGCGGTTACGGGTGGGGCATTAATTCCATTATTAACTTTGGGTATTCCCGGCAGCTCGACAACCGCAGTAATGCTAGGTGGCCTTATGATCCACGGTCTTGTCCCAGGGAATGGGATGTTTACTACAAACGCTAATATTACTTACTCCGTGATTTTTGGTTTTTTGCTAGCCAATATCTTGATGGGGATCGTTGGTTTGCTAGGTGCAAAATTTTTCATAAAAGCTTCAGGCATATCTGAAAAGCTGTTAATGCCAATTATTATCAGCCTTTGTGTGGTAGGGTCATTTTCCATTAATAATAATTTGTTTGATGTTTGGGTGATGATCGCATTCGGGTTGGTTGGATATTTGATGAGGAAAACTGGTTTTCACCCGGCTCCTGTTATTTTAGGGATGATTTTAGGTCCAATTGCTGAGAATGGGTTTAGACAGTCAATCTTAATGGCAGAAGGGAATCTACTTACTTATTATCTTACTCGACCGATATGCTTAGTTTTACTAGGTTTAATCATCATTTCTCTATTGTCACCTTTATTTCTTAAATGGAGACAAAAAAGGCAGGAGAATAATAACTTTTCAGTGGAAGAACAAGAAAGTGTCTAA
- a CDS encoding 2-hydroxyacid dehydrogenase, translating to MQNKKIIYFDKVFDQFKQILHENKPEGFDLQFWTEMGEERKSSLEQAEYLLVATEKLDEDILSRAKQARFIQKTGIGVDNINLEAAEKYQLPVANTPGANAAGVAELTILMILSLYRKLPLLNQETKSGKWLMWKLRPSSFEMEGKTHGFIGFGNIGRETARRSRALGTNVVYYDKFQAPAETERELDAAYLPLEEVLKTSDIISLHIPFVPETKRLIGARELQLMKSNTVLINVSRGGIVDEKALAEALNNEVIAGAGIDVWETEPPELAHPLLKLENVIATPHIGAGTRDTLNRVLRMAFENIKRVDEGNAPNFVVNGVGKPKVENEVR from the coding sequence ATGCAAAATAAAAAAATTATCTATTTTGATAAAGTGTTTGATCAATTCAAACAGATTTTACATGAAAACAAGCCAGAGGGATTTGACTTGCAGTTTTGGACTGAAATGGGGGAAGAAAGGAAAAGCAGTCTTGAACAAGCGGAATACTTGCTGGTTGCCACAGAAAAACTAGATGAGGATATCCTATCACGGGCGAAACAGGCAAGGTTCATTCAGAAGACGGGGATAGGGGTGGATAATATTAATCTAGAGGCAGCGGAGAAATACCAATTACCTGTTGCTAACACCCCTGGGGCAAACGCGGCAGGGGTTGCGGAACTGACAATTCTCATGATTCTATCCCTCTATCGAAAGCTGCCGCTCCTCAATCAAGAGACCAAGTCTGGTAAATGGTTAATGTGGAAATTGAGGCCTTCATCGTTTGAAATGGAAGGTAAGACCCATGGATTTATCGGGTTTGGCAATATAGGCAGAGAAACAGCCCGCCGCTCAAGAGCACTCGGAACCAATGTCGTCTATTATGATAAATTTCAGGCTCCAGCGGAAACGGAAAGAGAATTAGACGCCGCTTATCTCCCGTTAGAAGAAGTGTTGAAGACATCTGATATTATCAGCCTTCATATCCCTTTTGTCCCTGAAACAAAAAGGTTAATCGGAGCGAGGGAGCTACAATTGATGAAATCAAATACTGTGCTGATTAATGTCTCAAGAGGAGGAATAGTTGACGAAAAGGCGTTAGCAGAGGCACTGAATAATGAAGTCATTGCAGGGGCTGGTATTGATGTTTGGGAAACGGAACCACCGGAGCTAGCTCACCCGCTGCTGAAATTGGAAAATGTGATTGCAACACCCCACATTGGAGCAGGAACTAGAGATACGTTAAACAGGGTTCTGCGAATGGCATTTGAGAATATAAAACGAGTGGATGAAGGAAATGCACCTAATTTCGTGGTTAATGGTGTGGGAAAACCAAAGGTAGAAAATGAGGTTAGGTGA
- a CDS encoding SDR family oxidoreductase — protein sequence MDLNLGGKVALVIASSQGLGKAIAAQLVSEGADVMLTSRNEEKLKSVSEELKQLGKGSVSYFQADITNVEDIQSLVENTRETFGKIDILINNAGGPPGGTFDKFDDDDWQKAFELNLLSYIRIIREVLPDLKKEGGRIINTASSSIKQPIPGLILSNTFRLGIVGLAKSLAEELAPYNILVNTVAPGRIATDRVAALDQMKANNQGVSQEQIEEASKRNIPLGRYGRPEEFAKVVTFLVSEASTYVTGSSLLVDGGMVKSI from the coding sequence ATGGATTTGAACTTGGGTGGGAAAGTAGCCTTGGTTATTGCATCAAGCCAGGGATTAGGAAAAGCGATTGCTGCTCAACTGGTTAGTGAAGGCGCTGATGTTATGCTTACCAGTCGTAATGAAGAGAAATTAAAAAGCGTAAGTGAAGAATTAAAGCAACTTGGTAAAGGAAGTGTTTCGTATTTTCAAGCGGATATTACAAATGTGGAAGACATTCAATCACTCGTAGAAAACACCAGGGAAACATTCGGAAAAATTGATATTTTGATTAATAATGCAGGAGGCCCTCCTGGAGGAACATTTGATAAATTTGATGACGATGATTGGCAAAAAGCATTTGAATTAAATCTATTAAGCTATATACGTATTATTCGAGAAGTACTTCCGGATCTGAAAAAAGAAGGTGGACGAATCATTAACACAGCCTCATCATCAATTAAACAACCAATACCGGGTTTAATTCTATCCAATACATTCCGTTTAGGTATTGTGGGTTTAGCAAAAAGCTTAGCTGAAGAGCTCGCCCCTTATAATATTCTAGTAAATACTGTTGCGCCTGGCCGAATTGCTACAGACCGTGTAGCAGCTCTGGACCAAATGAAAGCTAATAACCAGGGGGTTTCTCAAGAACAAATAGAGGAAGCCTCTAAAAGAAACATACCCTTAGGACGATATGGGAGACCTGAAGAGTTCGCGAAGGTCGTAACTTTCCTGGTGTCAGAAGCTAGCACGTATGTAACGGGGAGCTCACTGCTTGTTGATGGTGGTATGGTGAAATCTATCTGA
- a CDS encoding tripartite tricarboxylate transporter substrate binding protein, producing the protein MLKKLYCLIGLSILLVLSSCSITTGQNGESTFPNKPIDLIVSYAAGGGTDTGARILQPYLEEELGVTVNVVNKPGGAGWVGWTELANAKPDGYTIGYINSPNIITGYLDPKFNRDESLESFQLIANHVLDPGVIAIRPDDDRFSNINEVVKYAQDHKLTATTSGVGSNDHMAILKLNKFYNTKITPVHTKGAAKGAAQVLGEHIDLFIAKVGEVANRHNNGELKAVAVMTEERSPFLEEVPTMEETGYPEVSSRSARGIAAPAGLSKEKLEILNSALKKAIEHKEQVEKMEAQGLQIKYLGPEGFQKMLEEDENSVKGLSDLLGY; encoded by the coding sequence ATGTTGAAAAAGCTATACTGTCTCATTGGTCTCAGTATATTGTTGGTGTTATCTTCTTGTAGTATTACTACTGGCCAGAATGGAGAAAGTACTTTTCCCAATAAGCCTATTGATTTAATTGTTTCCTATGCTGCAGGGGGAGGTACAGATACAGGTGCCAGAATCCTGCAACCCTATCTGGAAGAGGAACTAGGGGTAACAGTAAACGTAGTCAATAAACCAGGCGGTGCTGGCTGGGTGGGCTGGACTGAATTAGCAAATGCTAAACCAGATGGATATACCATAGGCTATATCAATTCACCCAATATCATCACCGGTTACCTTGATCCGAAATTTAATCGAGATGAAAGCCTTGAAAGTTTCCAACTTATTGCAAACCATGTTCTAGACCCGGGGGTAATAGCAATACGACCTGACGATGACCGCTTCAGCAATATAAATGAGGTAGTAAAATATGCACAAGATCATAAACTAACTGCTACGACATCAGGAGTTGGGAGTAATGATCACATGGCGATATTAAAACTTAACAAATTTTATAACACAAAAATTACCCCTGTTCATACTAAAGGGGCAGCTAAGGGAGCAGCGCAGGTTTTAGGTGAACATATTGATTTATTTATAGCTAAGGTTGGTGAAGTTGCCAATCGACACAATAATGGGGAATTAAAAGCTGTGGCTGTTATGACCGAGGAAAGATCCCCATTTCTTGAAGAAGTACCGACGATGGAAGAGACAGGATATCCTGAAGTATCATCTAGGTCAGCACGGGGTATTGCAGCCCCTGCTGGTTTATCCAAAGAAAAACTTGAGATTTTAAATTCAGCACTTAAAAAGGCGATTGAACATAAAGAACAAGTGGAAAAAATGGAAGCTCAGGGGTTACAAATAAAGTACTTAGGACCAGAGGGCTTTCAAAAAATGCTTGAAGAAGATGAAAACTCAGTTAAAGGTCTAAGCGATTTACTAGGATATTAA
- a CDS encoding GntR family transcriptional regulator — MNAYEYIKQAILHREFPPKMRLTEEFLAKKLQISRTPIREALKQLESEGLTVSMKRGVRVRHFTKQDIQQIYDLRTLLEGYAAAQAAIHRTDDDIEEMKTANQRYEQAINSYLKTGETTIEYILEINHGFHDAVIKASQNQHIHSHISKVVVVPLIFRSFYWFDEHQLRHSLDVHKVILKAIEEQDTERARVAMHEHIYHGRDQVLLRIDDIDDCYTASEAH, encoded by the coding sequence ATGAATGCATATGAATATATTAAACAAGCCATCTTGCATCGAGAATTCCCACCGAAAATGCGACTCACCGAAGAATTTTTAGCAAAAAAATTACAGATAAGCCGAACGCCTATCCGTGAGGCTCTTAAACAACTGGAATCAGAAGGACTTACGGTGTCTATGAAACGGGGCGTCCGTGTTCGTCACTTTACCAAGCAGGATATTCAGCAAATTTACGATTTACGGACATTGTTAGAAGGGTATGCTGCAGCCCAGGCGGCTATCCATCGCACCGATGACGACATAGAGGAAATGAAGACAGCCAATCAGAGGTATGAGCAAGCGATCAATAGCTACCTCAAAACTGGTGAAACCACCATTGAATACATCTTAGAGATTAACCACGGGTTCCACGACGCTGTGATAAAGGCTTCGCAAAATCAGCATATTCATTCCCATATATCAAAAGTAGTCGTAGTCCCGTTAATTTTCCGCTCTTTCTACTGGTTTGATGAGCATCAACTAAGACACTCGCTTGATGTGCATAAAGTTATTTTGAAAGCGATCGAGGAACAGGATACGGAGCGGGCGCGTGTTGCGATGCATGAGCATATTTATCACGGACGAGATCAGGTGCTGCTGCGGATCGATGATATTGATGATTGTTATACGGCTAGTGAGGCTCACTGA
- a CDS encoding CaiB/BaiF CoA transferase family protein gives MGQSLEGVKVLELGSLIAGPFAGRLMAEFGADVIKVEPPKKGDPLRDWRHIYEGTSLWWRLQSRNKKSITVDLKNEEGQEIIKSLIKECDVLIENFRPGTLEKWNLGYEELSAINPGLVMVRVSGYGQTGPYRDKAGFGSIGESMGGLRHITGNPELPPTRVGVSLGDSLAAMYSVIGAMMAIYHRDVKGTGKGQVIDVALYEAVFSLMEGSLPEFDKLGAVRERTGSALPGIAPSNTYQCLDGKYVVIGGNGDAIFKRLMNAIGHPGLAEDERFQTNSGRAEHADYLDETIEAWTKTVDFETALQMLDEARVPAGPIYSIDDIVKDPHYLSREMIQNFKLNEQESLKIPGVVPKMSETPGETKWLGPELGQHTDEVMRSWLTYDDAKIQQLKEKGII, from the coding sequence ATGGGTCAAAGCTTAGAAGGAGTAAAAGTCTTAGAGTTAGGAAGTTTAATTGCTGGTCCGTTTGCCGGAAGGTTAATGGCTGAATTCGGGGCAGATGTAATAAAAGTCGAACCGCCGAAGAAAGGCGATCCGCTCCGCGACTGGCGTCATATTTACGAAGGAACATCGCTCTGGTGGCGGCTTCAATCCCGAAATAAAAAGTCAATTACCGTTGATTTAAAAAATGAGGAAGGTCAAGAGATTATTAAATCATTGATCAAGGAGTGTGATGTTCTCATTGAAAATTTCCGACCGGGGACTTTGGAGAAATGGAACCTTGGTTATGAGGAACTATCTGCGATTAACCCGGGTCTCGTGATGGTGAGGGTCTCGGGCTACGGACAAACGGGTCCTTACCGCGATAAGGCTGGGTTTGGCAGCATCGGAGAATCGATGGGCGGACTTCGTCACATTACGGGTAATCCTGAACTCCCGCCAACGAGGGTTGGTGTCAGCCTTGGTGATTCGCTTGCCGCTATGTATTCAGTGATTGGAGCAATGATGGCGATTTATCATCGCGACGTGAAAGGAACTGGAAAAGGTCAGGTGATTGATGTCGCTCTTTATGAGGCCGTATTTAGTTTAATGGAAGGATCGCTTCCTGAGTTTGATAAGCTTGGAGCCGTGCGTGAGCGGACAGGTTCGGCGCTGCCGGGGATTGCCCCTTCTAATACGTACCAATGCCTTGATGGGAAATACGTGGTGATTGGGGGAAATGGTGATGCGATTTTCAAACGCTTGATGAACGCGATTGGGCATCCGGGATTGGCTGAGGACGAACGGTTCCAGACAAATAGTGGACGGGCTGAGCATGCGGATTATCTCGATGAAACCATTGAGGCCTGGACGAAAACGGTGGATTTTGAAACAGCTTTACAAATGCTCGATGAAGCCCGCGTGCCTGCTGGGCCAATTTACAGTATTGACGACATCGTTAAGGATCCGCATTACTTGAGCAGGGAAATGATCCAGAATTTTAAATTGAATGAGCAAGAATCGCTGAAAATTCCTGGAGTTGTACCGAAGATGAGTGAAACACCAGGGGAAACGAAGTGGCTCGGTCCAGAACTCGGCCAGCATACCGATGAAGTGATGCGCAGCTGGTTGACGTATGATGATGCGAAGATTCAGCAGTTGAAAGAGAAAGGAATCATCTAG
- a CDS encoding hydroxymethylglutaryl-CoA lyase encodes MQRIYIQEVATRDGFQIEDQFVPTDQKVELINKLGTAGVDKIEVTSFVSPKAVPNLRDAEEVMKGIDRKPGVTYTTLIPNAKGAERAAACEADEVNLVASVSETHNKKNVRRTVDQSFADFNTIADVLSGTGIQINGTLATTFGCPFEGGIDENRVMTLIDQYLDLGAGGITLADTTGMATPKQVHQLCEHVLNRWPDLPVTLHFHNTRGMGLANVMEGIRVGVTRYDASLGGLGGCPFAPGATGNICTEDLVHMLRFMDYEMNADLDQLIAASRDLETILQREVPGQIIKAGKISDLHSVSYS; translated from the coding sequence GTGCAGCGCATTTATATTCAAGAAGTCGCGACGAGAGACGGATTTCAAATTGAAGATCAGTTCGTACCGACAGACCAGAAGGTTGAGTTGATTAACAAGCTGGGTACAGCCGGGGTCGATAAAATTGAAGTGACTTCATTCGTGTCCCCAAAGGCGGTGCCTAACTTAAGAGATGCCGAGGAAGTCATGAAAGGTATTGACCGTAAGCCAGGTGTCACGTATACAACCTTAATTCCAAATGCAAAAGGAGCCGAACGTGCAGCAGCCTGTGAGGCAGACGAAGTCAATCTGGTCGCATCCGTCAGTGAAACACATAACAAGAAAAATGTTCGTCGGACGGTGGATCAATCGTTCGCTGATTTTAACACGATCGCAGACGTTCTATCCGGCACAGGAATCCAGATAAATGGAACACTGGCGACTACATTTGGATGTCCGTTTGAGGGGGGTATCGATGAAAACCGAGTGATGACCTTGATTGATCAATATCTTGACCTTGGAGCGGGCGGAATCACGCTCGCTGACACAACTGGGATGGCAACACCGAAGCAAGTTCATCAATTATGTGAGCATGTGCTCAATCGCTGGCCAGACTTACCAGTTACCCTACACTTTCATAACACAAGAGGAATGGGACTTGCCAATGTGATGGAAGGAATCCGTGTTGGTGTTACGCGCTATGATGCTTCGCTTGGCGGCTTAGGCGGCTGTCCATTTGCGCCAGGAGCAACTGGCAATATTTGTACTGAGGATCTCGTTCACATGCTGCGCTTTATGGATTATGAGATGAACGCAGATCTCGACCAGTTAATCGCAGCATCCAGGGATCTTGAGACTATTTTACAAAGGGAAGTGCCAGGGCAAATTATTAAAGCAGGCAAAATCAGCGATCTGCATTCTGTATCCTACTCATAG
- a CDS encoding sodium:solute symporter family protein — protein sequence MELAFAGWSGILILLMYGVIMLGVGIVTYWKNRNVHESLDEYYLGGRGLGVMVLFFTFFATQYSGNTVIGYPPTAYRMGYEYLVSVPYFILIIMVYLMFAPRMYLMGKKYKLLTPVDWIEKRFKSKPVSILAAILMLYALGNYLLEQFVAIGQGVAGLTGGTIPYQVGVVFFIVIMLIYGWLGGMRSVAYTDTMQGIALLFGVFMLLIGSIIYFGGLPNAADYMQAYSPEKLGVPDGPGAVNWFSLLVLVGIGAAVYPHAIQRIFSAKSEKTLKKSFTQMAWMPFLTAGVVFIVGIIGIAAFPDLSTAESEKLVGMLASAIANQHVIFYWAMVLLFGGVIAAIVSTADSVLLTFSSIVSNDLYGRYVNPKASENKKILVGKLVGVAAVVLLVIIAWFPPATLYQIFVLKFELLIQVAPAIILGLYWNRLHPKAVFTGMLVGTVLASFMTFANITPLGIFSGLWGLLINLLICVIGSMFMSVSVAEKEEADQVVGM from the coding sequence ATGGAATTGGCATTTGCTGGCTGGTCAGGAATCTTAATTCTATTAATGTATGGTGTCATTATGCTTGGAGTCGGGATCGTCACCTATTGGAAGAATAGGAATGTCCACGAAAGTCTTGATGAGTATTATCTTGGCGGGCGCGGGCTCGGGGTCATGGTGTTGTTCTTTACGTTCTTCGCTACTCAATACAGTGGAAACACAGTTATCGGATACCCTCCGACGGCTTACCGGATGGGCTATGAGTATCTTGTATCTGTTCCTTATTTCATTCTGATTATCATGGTGTATTTAATGTTCGCACCAAGGATGTATTTGATGGGGAAAAAGTACAAACTGCTTACCCCTGTTGATTGGATTGAGAAGCGATTTAAGTCGAAACCGGTCTCGATACTGGCTGCCATTCTTATGTTGTATGCGTTAGGCAATTATCTATTAGAGCAGTTTGTAGCGATCGGTCAGGGTGTGGCTGGTTTAACTGGGGGGACAATTCCTTATCAAGTTGGGGTTGTATTCTTCATTGTTATCATGTTAATTTACGGCTGGCTTGGCGGTATGCGCTCCGTTGCCTACACGGATACCATGCAGGGGATCGCATTATTGTTCGGTGTGTTCATGCTTCTCATTGGTTCCATCATCTACTTTGGCGGATTGCCGAATGCTGCTGATTATATGCAAGCTTATTCTCCTGAGAAGTTAGGCGTTCCGGATGGGCCTGGCGCCGTCAACTGGTTTAGTTTATTAGTCCTTGTCGGCATTGGTGCGGCTGTTTATCCGCATGCGATTCAGAGAATTTTCTCGGCTAAAAGTGAAAAAACGTTAAAGAAGTCCTTTACACAGATGGCGTGGATGCCTTTCCTGACTGCAGGAGTTGTATTTATCGTAGGGATTATTGGTATCGCTGCGTTTCCGGATTTATCAACCGCCGAATCAGAGAAGCTTGTCGGAATGTTAGCGAGTGCGATTGCCAATCAACATGTCATTTTCTACTGGGCGATGGTTCTGTTGTTTGGCGGGGTAATCGCTGCGATTGTCTCAACAGCTGACTCCGTATTGCTGACGTTCTCATCCATTGTTTCCAATGATTTATATGGACGATATGTAAACCCTAAAGCTTCCGAGAATAAGAAAATTTTAGTAGGAAAACTTGTCGGGGTAGCAGCTGTGGTGCTGCTAGTGATTATTGCCTGGTTTCCTCCAGCAACTTTATATCAAATTTTCGTATTAAAGTTCGAACTGTTAATTCAAGTGGCTCCGGCCATCATTCTCGGATTGTACTGGAACCGCCTTCATCCGAAAGCTGTATTTACAGGAATGCTTGTAGGTACGGTGCTTGCTTCATTCATGACGTTTGCCAACATCACCCCGTTAGGCATATTTAGCGGCTTATGGGGATTGCTAATCAATCTGTTGATTTGTGTGATTGGCAGTATGTTTATGAGTGTGTCTGTTGCAGAGAAGGAAGAAGCTGATCAAGTTGTAGGGATGTAA